From the Fusobacterium ulcerans ATCC 49185 genome, the window TCTATATTTACAAAGATTACTATATTTGCTGAGGTATAGACTCCCTGTAAATAACAGTATTCACAATCATAGATACAATTTATTACAGAAGATGTGTAATAGAAATTATCATTCCCAAAACTCTCACAAACCTTTGCTCCTTCATAAAGATAATTTTCTTTTTTTACTGCAAGTATGAGTTTTTGGGATTTTTTCTGCATAATAAAATTTTGATTTCCCTTAGAAAAAATTTCTTTATATGTATCTAATTCTATAGTTTTACAATTAGGAAATTTTCTTAATATCTTATCAGTGAGAGGATATTTAAAAGCTTCTTTTTCTACATATATGTGTGAAAAACTAGAGTTCAATAATTTCTTTTCTAATTTTTTCAAAGTTTATCTTCCCCTCTCTTTTATCTTTTATTTCAATTTTAGAGTATTTTGAAATTACATCTTTAATATTTTTATTTTTAAGTTTATGATATTTCATAAGTTCCATAAATTCATAGTGCATACTTTCAGTGAGCCTTAAATTTTTCTCCACCATATTCATAATATCTTTTTCATTTAAAGTAAAAATTTCTTTATCACTAACATTAAATTTTTTTCTTTCATTCAGCCATTCATCTATACTTAGAATCCCACTTTCTACGATATGAGTAACTTTTTCCACTGTTATTCCTGTGGTATCAAGATAATCTGATACAATTTTTATTATATTTATCTGATGCTGTGAAAAGAAAAGAGAAGCAGCTTCATATATCCCTGCTCCTTCCATATCCACCAGTTCTCCTTTTATCTCTGACTCCATACTTTTATCTACTACATGAAAGAAACTTTCCAAAGTTCCCTCTTTAAATTTATGTCTGAACAACATATCTGGGTAAAAACTTTTCCCATTTCCATTATTAGTAATCTTATTACATAGAACTATATCTCCCACTTGAAATATCTCTTTCACAGCTCCACATATACCTAAATTAACAAAAATATCTTCTTCTCTTATATTCAGACTGCTTAAAAGATAGGTTGTCCCTATAGCTCCCTGCATCATCCCTGAACCAGTTATTATTAATATTATTTCTTCATTTTTAAATACCTGATATTTTTTAATTTCATTATCTCTTTTTAATTTAAAATATGTTATCAATGGCTTTGCTTCTGCTGTTAAAGCTGCCGCTACATATATCATATTCTTTACCTCATTCCTAATTTACTACTGTAAATATTTTAGCACATATTTTAAAGTTTTTTATCATAACAATAAAATTCTTTTTCTTTTCCCAGAAAATTCATATTTCCTCTATGAATATATCCTAATTTCAATAAAAGAGTATTCATTTTTTTATTTACTGAATAAGTATCAGTTTTTATATAGTTTACTCCATTTTCCTTGGCAATCTTCTCTGCAAATTCAATAAGTTTTGTAGCTGTTCCCTGATTTCTATATTTAGGATTTATTGACATTCTATGAAGTATCAGACATTTCTCATCTAATGCCCATTTTATATCTTTATATTCATCAGGTTCTACAAAGTTAGCACATATAAATCCATAAAGTTCTTCATTCTCCTCATTTACATAAAGAGAGTTACTTTCTACATCCCCTAAAAAATCTTGTTTCTGAGGATAATTTTCATCCCATTGAGTATTTCCATATGTCTTCATTTCAGCAATTGTAGCTTTTATTATTTCCATTATTTTATCCAAATCTTTTGCTTCTGCTTTTCTTATCATTCCTTTCCTCCCTTTACCCTCAGCCAATCTTTAGCTGCATTTTCACTCATCTTCTCCAATAAATTCTCCACTATTTCTCTTTCCTTTTTTGTTAAACCTTCCATACATATATTTATATTTCTATTCTCTTCAGTGATTATTAAATCATATACTTCTAAAGCTTTTTTAGTTGGATAAAGTTTATATTCTCTTTTATCATTTTCATCTTGTTCCTTGTTTATATATCCAGCTTCTATTAATTTTTTTACTGCTTTGGTTGTAGTGCTCTTATCCACAGTAAGAATTTTAGATAACTCTACAAAATTTATTCCTTGATTTTCACATATTCTTGTAAGAAATATAAACTGCCCCTTTTGTAAAGACAACTCTCTATACTTCATATCACTAGTTGAATGTATGGCTCTTGAAAGAGTTCCTATTTTTCTCAATATTTGATTATTTAATTTTTCTATATCTTTCACCTCCTTATATTAGTTGAACTTTCAATTATATTCTACCTCAATATAGTTGAACTGTCAACTATATTTTTGAAAAATTTTACTTTTTATTCTTATATAAACCTTCTGTCCTGTCATAATGAAAACATTCAAAACTCACTCATTAATAAGTTAATAAAAGTTATATTCATATAAAAAAGAGTGAAGTATAAAAGAAATTTATTCTATCTTTTAATCACTCTTTTTTATTTTTACTTAATTATTATTTAAAAATAATTTCTATTTTTATATATTTTAGGTGAGAAGAGTATTAATATTGGAAATATTTCTAATCTCCCTAGCAGCATACTGATTGATAATATTATTTTACTTATATTTGAAAGGGAAGAGTAATCAAATGTATCTCCAAGTGTCCCTACTCCTGTTCCAATATTATTGAATGTTGCTGAAACAACACTAAATGCTGATGTGAAATCAGAAAATTCTATTGATATGAACAACATAATTCCTAAAAATATAAATATATACATGACGAGATATGTTGATACCTTAGAAAACATTTCCTCTGGTATTTTTTTCCCATCCATTTTAACTGCAATAGTTCTATTAGGAGTTCCTATTTTCTTAAATTCTCCTATTACTTTTTTAAATACAATAACAATTCTTGAAACTTTTATTCCTCCAGTTGTAGAACCAGCACATCCCCCAACAAAAGTTAATATCATAAGAACAGTCTTTGAAAATGTAGGCCAAGCATTAAAATTTACTGTAGAATATCCTGTTGTGGTAATAATTGAGGAAACAGTAAAAAACACATCTCTTACCATATAGATATTACTTTTATAAAATGGATAAATATTTATACAGATAATTATAATTGATACACAAATAATTAATAAGTATGCCCTCAATTCTTCATTTTTATAAACTTGTTTATAATTTTTTAAAATTAAAGCATAAAAAAGATTAAAATTTATAGCACAGAGCAGCATTCCCATTCCTAGAATAAAATCTATATAAGTATTATTATAGAAACCTACACTATTATTTTTTATATTTGCTCCTCCTGTACTCACTGTCCCAAAGGCATGGATAATAGAATCAAAAAAGGGCATTCCTCCTGCTTTTAATAAGATAATTATTATAATAGTTATGCAGATATACATTATATACAATATCTTAGAATTATGAGAAATTTTAGCTACCATCTTTCCTACAGATGGACCAGGAACCTCAGCTTTCATTATATGAAGAGATTGATTACTGCTTTTTGGCAGTATAGCAAGAGCCAATACAAGTATTCCCATCCCACCTATAAAGTGAGAAAACCCAATCCAAAACAGCAGTGATTTTTCTATCATTTCTATATTTGCTATAACACTAGCTCCTGTTGTTGTAAACCCTGCTACTGTTTCAAAAAAAGCATCTATAAAAGAAGGAATCCTCTCACTAAAAACAAAAGGAAGAGAGCCAAAAAAAGATAGGGCTATCCATGAAACTGAAACTATTACCATTCCTTCTTGAGTATATATTCTCTGGTCTTCTGGCATTTTTTTTGATAAAAGAAAACTTGAAATGATAAGAAGCATAATTGTCAATAAATATGCTCCATTCAATTTAAATCCCTCTTGATAAAAGAAACTAAGAGCAAGTGGAATAAGCATAAACCCTGCTTCTAATTTAAGAATATAACTTATTACATATTTTATCATTTTATTATTCATTCTATCCCTCGATGTTCATTATAAGTTACAATTTACTAAATATATCATAGTATAAATCGAAAATAAGTCAACTATATAATATTTCTGTGTTAGGCTTTATACTATTTTTTTCAAAACTATTCTAAATTTTTTTTATAACTATTTAATTTTTAAGAGAAGTATTATATTCTAAAAATTCACTAAAATATTTTATTAATTTTTATATTTTCAATAAAAAAAGCGACATATAAGTAATGATCTATCTCAACTTCTATGTCACCTATTTTTATTTTATTTCCATGAAATTTCTGCTTGTTTTCTTGGAACAGTTCTTCTAAATTTTATATCTGGATATCCCATGAGCATACATGAAATAATTTCTTTTTTATTTATTCCAAGCATTTCCTTAGCTTTTACACTATTTTTTAAAGCTCTTTCTATAAATCCAGTAAATAAAACTCCTAATCCCTCAGCATTTGCCATAAGTTCTATATTAGATGGTGCTAAAACTTCATTCAATGGAGAAATAGCTGTCACTACCAAAAGAACTGGTGCTTTAAAAAATAGCTTATCATTCAATGGATCTTTTTTATAATCCTCATACATCTTTATCCATCTAGGTGCATATGCCCCAATAACACCTTTTTCATTTAAATTTTCCAATGCAAATTCATATAAGCTTTCCCAGATTACTGGTTTTATTTCATTTAAAGTTTCTTGCACAACTATATAAGATACATCCTGCATATTTGACCCAGTAGCTGTATAACGTCCAGCTTCAAGAACTCTTTCTAGTTTCTCTTTTTCTACTGGTTTATTTTTATAATGACGTACACTCCTTCTAAATTTTATAAAATTTAGAAGATTGTCAGAAGAAATATCAAATCTTTCTTTGTCATATTCTTCTATCCCTTCTTGTGGATAATTGGTAATAGAAACTGCATTTACTGGACATACTGCTATACAATGTCCACACTGCATACATCTCCCCTTGATTTCTGCTTTTCCACTATCTAAAAAAAGATTCTCTGGAAAACAGTCTTCAACACAAGCCCCACAACCAATACACTTTTCCTTGTCAATACTTACCATACTATTCTCCTTGTGATGATTTAATTTCTACTATTTCAATTATATACTTTTATAAAAAAAAATTCTATTTTTTATAAAAAAAACTCTTTTTTAACTACTTATTGTGGTTTTTTATAAATTCATATCCATTTCTAATATGTTTTGCCATAAGTTCAGATACTTTTTTCTCATCTTTTTTCTTTAAATATTTGAGTATATCCAAATGTTCTGCTACTATTTCCTTTCTTCTCACTGAATATCTCCCTGAAATATCTCTATCATAAAGAATAACTACCATAAGCTCATTAAGAAGTTTACTCAACCTCTCATTCTTTGCTATTCTCAATAGTTCATTATGAAACTCTGTATTTAATTCTATTAGAATTTCTGGTGTTTTAGCATCATTGCATCTTTCTAATATTCCTTCCAGTATATCTATATCCTCTTTAGTGATATTTCTAACTGCCAATTTCCCTACCATACCTTCTAAAGCTTCTCTGCATTCATATATTTCCAATAAATCTTTTTGTTCTATTCCCTTTACAATCACACCTTTCCATGAGGCTACTTCTATGAGCCCATCTGAAGCGAGTTTTCTGAAAGCTTCTCTTACAGGAGTAGGACTTACATCAAACATTTTAGCTATAGATGTTTCTGTTATTTTCGTCCCTCTTTCCAATTCTCCATCCATTATAAGTTCTTTTAATCTATCATATACTTTTTCACCTAAGGTTCTTTTATCATCTAATTTGATAACCTTCATAATTCCTCCTAATAAAACTTTATCTTACAAGAATATTTTACTATATAAAATTAATAAATACAATTTTAAAATAGAATATATTCTACAGAACAAAATTATTTTACTGCAATAAAAAAGACATCCTGCTGTAAGAACATCCATTTCTTATAATTTTTTTAATTAAACAAAAAATAGACTCAAAAGATAGATTGATTTTTAGCTAAAAATACTAAATATCATTTCTACTTTTGAGTCTATTTTAGTTTGAGATTCTTATATAGGATATCTATTAAATCATTAGTTCTCCATCTTTTAATATAACTACACCATCAGCAATAAGAGTTGGTTTTGTCATTATAAGGTCATAGTGACAAGCTGCTTTTATTACTCCTCCAAGAGTTATACTTGTTCCTACACCTATATGAAGTGATCCAAATACTCCTTCATCTTCCAACATACTTCCTGTAAATTTACATTCTGGATTTAATCCTACTCCAACTTCTGCTATATTATATACTTGCGGATCTTTTTTATCTATCCAGTCAGATGCAAGTTTTTTAGCTTCTTCTCCTCCTGAAATACTTTCAGGAATAATATATCCATCTTTTACTTCTACTTTTACTGGAGTTTTTAATAATCCTATTCCAATATATGGTATACTTGCATCTGCAACTATTACTCCATTTGCAGTCCCTTCTACTGGTGATACATTAGCTTCTACAGTAGGAATAGGTCCAAATTTACCAGGCTCTACCAATCCAGTCATAGCATTTCCTCTTCTTCCTTTTCCAGAAAGTTTAAGGTTAGTTCCCATAGGAGTTGTTATAGTTATAACTTCTGCTCCTGCCATTGCAGCTGCTACTTTTTTACAATTTTCTGCTGCTTCATAGAAATTTGCATTTACTCCCCCTGTTATCATTTGATCTTCATTAAACTGTGTAAGCATTACTCCTCTTGAACCTGCTGCACATGCATCTTTTACTGCATGAGTATGAGTTATTGATGTAAATACTGCTCCTATAAATGCATCAGATTCTTTCATTGCAGCTGCTATTACTTTAGGTGGTTCCTGTCCATCTCTTTCTCTAGGTGTCATTATATGTATAGTTGGTTCTGCTCCTGTTGCTATTACTGCTGCTGCTAAGGCTTCTGCTATTCTCATTTGTTTAGGCTCTGTAACTATAACTACACTTTCTCCAGCTTTTACCCCTAAATTTATTTCTACTATTGATCTTGCACCTTTAGCCATTAATATTTTTTTCATATTTACCTCCTAATATTTTATATACTTTTATGTTATTTTTTATTATTTATATATGTTTATAAAAGCTACTATTATTGCTGAGTTGAAAAAGTTTATAAATAAACTTCCTACTAATGGAAGTATAAAGAATGCTGTAGGTGCTGGTCCATATTTTTCTTCAACAGACTGCATATTTGCCATAGCTGTCGGTACTGCTCCAAGTCCAAATCCACAATGTCCTACTGCCATCATTGCAGCTTCATAATTTTTTCCCATCACTTTATATGTTAAAAATACTGCACATAGCCCCATCAATATAGTTTGAGCTATCAATAGTATTATCATTGGAATTGCAAGATCTGTAAGCTGCCATAATTTTAAACTCATCATAGAGAATGCTAAGAATAGTATCAACGAAATATCTCCTATTATTCTTATTTCAGTTTCTTTTATTTTCAGCCAAGTTGAGTAGTCTGCAATATTTCTTACTATTGCTGCTGCAATCATTGCTCCAACTGATGCTGGAAATGTAAGCCCTGTTTTCTTCAAAAGCATTGATATTATACTTCCAAGAGCCATAGATACCAATAATTGATAAACAGCTGAATATATTCTTTTTTCATCAAGTTTTTCATTTCCCTTTTCAACTTTTTCTATTCCTTCTACTTTTTCTGTTTCCTTACCTGTTATAAGTTTATACTTTTCAATCAAAAACTTACCTGTAGGTCCACCTATTAAACTTCCTGCTACCAGTCCAAATGTAGCTGCTGCAAGAGTTATAGTCAGAGCATTTTGAAGTCCTGCCTCTTCCAATACTGGAGCAAATGCTGCTGATGTTCCATGTCCTCCTGTCATTGGTATAGATGCTGTTGCCAGCCCTACTAAAGGACTTAATCCCAATAGTTTTGCTAGGTATACTCCTAAGAAGTTCTGTAGAATAACTACTATTATAGAAACTATAAGGAATTTTATAACTTTAGGTCCACCTTTTTTCAATAATTTATAGCTTGCAGTAAATCCTATACTTGAATAAAACGCAAGCATAAATACATCACTGAGGGCAAAATTAAGCTTGAATGTAAATAATTGTGTACTGTAACCAATTGATACCAAAATTGTAAAAATAAGTCCTCCAATTACTGGTATAGGTATGCAGAATTTTCTAAGTATTTCTACTCTTTTTTTAACATAATCTCCCACTAATAAAACGATAACAGCCAATGCAGTTGTAAGAAACAAGTTTAAATCAATTACCATAATTTTCCTCCTTTATTCTCAGTGATTTATCTATAGAACTGCTTTGGGCTTTTTATAATGTCATAGTCATTTCCATTTTCTTTTAAACATTATACATTCTATAGAATATATTATATTTAAAATATAAACTCTTTTATCTAAAAAGTCAATAAAAAATCTTGTTTTCTTACATAAAAATAAATGAGCCTAAAAACTGAATAGTTTTTAAGCCCATTTTGATTAAAAAATTTTTTTAAATACATTTTCCTGCTTTTTCTCCAGTAAATCTTCCATTATTCACTGCTATTTTTCCATTAACTATAACATATTCTATTCCTTCAGACTTTATAAAAGGATTTTCAAATCCAGCTTTATCCTGAACTTTTTCATAATCAAATATTGTTATATCTGCAAAATATCCTTTTTCTATTCTTCCTCTTTCTTTTATAGAAAAAATATCAGCAGTCTTAGAAGTTATTTTATTTACCATTTCCTCAATGCTGAACATTTTTCTTTCTCTATTTATTCTTATAAATTTAGGAAAAGTTGCAAAGTTTCTTGGATGTGGAATGCCAAATTTTTGAATTTTTTCAACTGGTACTGAACTTCCATCACTTCCTATTACCCCTATTCCAGTATTCATAAAGTTGTACATATCCTCTTCTCCAATAGAAAAATAAATTGCTTTTGCTCTTCCCGCACTTTCTCTTATGAGATAAAGAATTGTTTCTATATCCTCCATTTTAGTTTCTTCTTTTATTTCCAAAATTGTTTTTCCAGAAAATTTATTCTCTGGGAGAAAACTATTAGATATCAATATATTAGATATTCCTCCCCTTTTATATACAATATCCATAATATCTTTTTTTTCATCCTCAGTAAGAATATTTATTCTCTCAATAAATTTCTTTACATCACCATCAAATATTTTTTCTGGAATAAGAACCATGAGAGTGGTAGAAGTTGCAGTATAAGGATATTGATCATATGTTATATCCAATCCTTTTTCTCTTGCTTCTATTATTAATTTTAAAATATCATCTGATTTCCCCCAAAGTCTTCTATCCATTATTTTCAAATGTGATATATTTACTCTGCACTTACTTTTTTCAGCACATTCCAGCACCTCTTTTATAGATTCTATAACATTTTCTCCTTCATTTCTTATATGAAAAGAAGCTGTTTTATTATATTTAGCTGTAATTTTTAATATTTCTGTTATTTCATCTTTATCCATAAAATTTCCTGGCTGATATACAAGTCCAAAAGATACTCCATATGCCCCCTCCTGAAGTTCTTTTTCTAAGACTCCAAGCATATTTTTCAGCTCATCTTTATTTAATTTTTTAGTACTGAATCCTATACTATCTACTCTTATACAGCCAGTTCCTACAAGGTAAGCCTGATTTGTAATAAACCCCTTTCTATTTATTGCCTCTTTTAAATCTTTCATACTTTTTATATCTTCCAATTCAGTGTTATCATCTGGCAATACAAAATGATCTTTTACATATTGCTTAAACTCATTATTGTATTCTTCACCTGCTGGAGATATTCCTATTCCACAATTGCCACTTACTTCTGTTGTCACTCCCTGAAGTATTTTACTTGTCATTTCTTCAGAAAAAAATGCTGCTAAATCAGAATGACAATGGGGATCTATAAAACCTGGAGAAACAATTTTTCCAGAAGCATCTATTACTTTTTTTCCTTCTAATTTTTCTGACGATATTTCAGTTATTCTATCTCCAGTTATTCCTATATTAATATTTTCAGCTGCTTTTTCCCCTCCAAAAACAACTTTTCCATTTTCTATAACTAAATCAAATACCATTGCTCCTCCCACTCATTATTTACAATAGTTATCAAAAATTATTTTCCCAATTAAACTATTTATCTTGATTCCATCCTCATTTTTCTCTAAGTCCTTTGTAAGAATTATAATATCTACCCATCCTCCATCATAGAATAATCTTCCTGCATCATGTTCTATATACATAAGCTCTCCTGTCTTATGTGCAAAATCCACTTCTCTTGCAAAATAAAGAGGTATTTTGTTATTAGAAGCCTGATTTCTTAACATATCTAAATCATCTGGATTTTTACATAATATTTCCAGCACTCCCAATACATCTTTTGGAGTAGTAAAATTATCTTTTCCAGCTTTTCTAGCTTCTGCATCCATCATTTTTCTTCCTAAAACAGTTCCTATAAATCCTTTTTCTTTGATACAACTATTTATTTTATCCATTCCAATATAGTCTATAAGGATATTTGTTGCTGTATTATCACTAAGACATATCATAAGATAAGCTATATCCCTCACTGTAAGAAGAAGTCCATCTCCCATTACTTTTAGTATCCCACATCCTCCAACTTTATCTTCTTTTTTTAATTCTATCTTTTTATTGTAATCCTCTTTATTTAATGCCATAAGAATAAAAAGTTTTATTAGACTTGCTGATGGAAAAACTACTTCTTCATTTATTGTTATTATTTTCCCAACTGAATCTCTTAGCAATACTCCAGTTACTCCACTGTTTTCACTTATTATTTCTCTTATTCTTTTTTCCATTATTCAACCCCTCCATATTTTATTTTAAATTGAATAAATAACTGCTCTTACTATTACATATATTATCATTACTATGGTTATTGACATTCCATTTCTTATCATACTTTTTAAATCTTTTGAACGTGCCAATCCCATCTGTCCTATCATATCCCCAGTTGGATAAGCAAAAGACGTTATTTGTGAACCAATCAGAAGTACAGTTCCCCATATTGTCATAGGTAAATTTATATCTACAACTATATTTTTGAATAAGTCATTCAATACAACTGATTGTGCTACCGCTGCCCCTGATACTCCAAATATTCCTACCAGAGTACTTATTATTATAAATCCTATATCTCCACTTATATCTATCAATGGCTTCAGCATATCTCCCAATGTAGTAAATGCTCCTGTCATTGTAACAAATTTCAAGAATGGATCATATAATACAAACATGAAGAACAGCCAGAACATTCTTGTTGCACCTTTTGTAAGGCTTCCTATAATATCCATCATACTTCTTCCTGCTGCCAGTCCTGTTGTAAAAGCTACTGCAAGCATAACTACGATTGCATAGGCTGCTCCTGCTTTTGCATATATACCATATGCAAGCATTCCTATCATTACTATGGCAAATACCATTGTTGCTTTATTTATCTCAGGTGTAGATACAAATTCTTCATCTTTATCCATATCCTCTGTTGAATACATTTCAATTCCTTCATACTGCTTCTGTACTTTTCTTCCTGTGTAATAAGTAGTTATAAGTACAAGAACAGCTACTGGTATACCTACATTAGCCAGATATGCTCCATATGTAAGACCTGTAAGTCCCATCAATGTAATTACTGGAGGAACAAATGGCCCTAGGAACAATCCACATGCTCCTGCTCCATGAAGGATAACTGCTAATGCATTAGGTGTCAATCCAAAACTTGCAACTATTGGTATCAATATTGGTGCTATCATAGCATTTGCTCCTGCTAGAGTTCCCAATAGAGAAACCAGCAGAGTTGAAGTTCCCATTGTTACTATTATAGCTTGATTCTGACTTTTTATTCCTACTTTTTTTATTAGTATTTCTACTAGATTTCTGGCAACTTTTGTTTCAGTCAGCACTTCTCCCAATCCTGCTCCCATCATAATAATGAATCCAATAAGTCCCAAAAATGATTTCAGTCCATTTGCTATTTCATTTGATAAACTCACTGGTGTCTGCCCTGTCAAAACTGCTCCTACTAAAACGCAGATGATAACTGTTGAAAGCAGATTTTTCCCCTTAAATGCAAGGTACAAATAAATAACTAGTGGTAAAAAACCTATTAATGCTGGTAATCCAAATATCATAAAATCCCTCCTCTGTGTTTTATAAATAAAAAAGGTCTAAAATTCACGCATTCAAAAAGAAATGGTAGAATTTTAGACCTTACTTACTTAAATGTTTAACTGTAAACAAGTGTTTTAATTCTTAGACTTTATATATTTTTTTATCGCATCTTTATATGCAACTATTATCGATTTTTGTGAACTTCCTAAATAAGTTCTTTCAACTTCTGCTATTATTTTATCCTGATCTTTTATAAAATTTTTTCCTATAAATATCTCTCTCACAAAAGAATTAGTTATTTTCAGGATAGATGATACTTCTGTTTCTAATATAATATCGTCTTTATCTGATACTATAAATGCCAGAAAAAATTTATTATAATTTTTAGTTATAGGATTATCTAAATTAGTTTTCGCATTTCCTACAATATATTTTTTATCCATTTTAATGTACTCCAATAACTATATTTTTTAATAAAAAAACCATTTTGTAATTTATTCTAACATACTAAATTTTAAAAATCAAACTTTTATCTCTATTCCATTATATATATTTTAAATATATCTATTATACGATTCAGATAAAATGTATATATAAATACTTTACTTATATCATTCAAATAAACTTAAAAAACTCTTTATATCTTTTAATATATCTTACATAATTCCTCTATCCATTCTCTTCTTGCAATAACTTTTTTCCATTCCTCTGGTATATTTTCATATCCATAAAATAACCCTGCTAACCCTCCAACTACTGCTCCAGTAGTATCTGTATCCTCACCAAGATTAACTCCTTTCAATACTGCTTCTTTATATGATGAGGTATTTAAAATACACCATATAGATGCTTCAAGA encodes:
- a CDS encoding serine hydrolase, with translation MEKRIREIISENSGVTGVLLRDSVGKIITINEEVVFPSASLIKLFILMALNKEDYNKKIELKKEDKVGGCGILKVMGDGLLLTVRDIAYLMICLSDNTATNILIDYIGMDKINSCIKEKGFIGTVLGRKMMDAEARKAGKDNFTTPKDVLGVLEILCKNPDDLDMLRNQASNNKIPLYFAREVDFAHKTGELMYIEHDAGRLFYDGGWVDIIILTKDLEKNEDGIKINSLIGKIIFDNYCK
- a CDS encoding DUF3870 domain-containing protein, with the protein product MDKKYIVGNAKTNLDNPITKNYNKFFLAFIVSDKDDIILETEVSSILKITNSFVREIFIGKNFIKDQDKIIAEVERTYLGSSQKSIIVAYKDAIKKYIKSKN
- a CDS encoding N-acyl-D-amino-acid deacylase family protein, giving the protein MVFDLVIENGKVVFGGEKAAENINIGITGDRITEISSEKLEGKKVIDASGKIVSPGFIDPHCHSDLAAFFSEEMTSKILQGVTTEVSGNCGIGISPAGEEYNNEFKQYVKDHFVLPDDNTELEDIKSMKDLKEAINRKGFITNQAYLVGTGCIRVDSIGFSTKKLNKDELKNMLGVLEKELQEGAYGVSFGLVYQPGNFMDKDEITEILKITAKYNKTASFHIRNEGENVIESIKEVLECAEKSKCRVNISHLKIMDRRLWGKSDDILKLIIEAREKGLDITYDQYPYTATSTTLMVLIPEKIFDGDVKKFIERINILTEDEKKDIMDIVYKRGGISNILISNSFLPENKFSGKTILEIKEETKMEDIETILYLIRESAGRAKAIYFSIGEEDMYNFMNTGIGVIGSDGSSVPVEKIQKFGIPHPRNFATFPKFIRINRERKMFSIEEMVNKITSKTADIFSIKERGRIEKGYFADITIFDYEKVQDKAGFENPFIKSEGIEYVIVNGKIAVNNGRFTGEKAGKCI
- a CDS encoding Na+/H+ antiporter NhaC family protein → MIFGLPALIGFLPLVIYLYLAFKGKNLLSTVIICVLVGAVLTGQTPVSLSNEIANGLKSFLGLIGFIIMMGAGLGEVLTETKVARNLVEILIKKVGIKSQNQAIIVTMGTSTLLVSLLGTLAGANAMIAPILIPIVASFGLTPNALAVILHGAGACGLFLGPFVPPVITLMGLTGLTYGAYLANVGIPVAVLVLITTYYTGRKVQKQYEGIEMYSTEDMDKDEEFVSTPEINKATMVFAIVMIGMLAYGIYAKAGAAYAIVVMLAVAFTTGLAAGRSMMDIIGSLTKGATRMFWLFFMFVLYDPFLKFVTMTGAFTTLGDMLKPLIDISGDIGFIIISTLVGIFGVSGAAVAQSVVLNDLFKNIVVDINLPMTIWGTVLLIGSQITSFAYPTGDMIGQMGLARSKDLKSMIRNGMSITIVMIIYVIVRAVIYSI